A part of Desulfobacter sp. genomic DNA contains:
- a CDS encoding ABC transporter substrate-binding protein: MKRRIFSIAVIMVCIFTGAALAADTIKIGFNAPLTGFAASDGKSSSLGAKLAVDQINKAGGVLGKQLELVVYDDQASASQSIPIANKLIGQDKVVVGVSGSYSGPTRSAAGIFQEAGIPYISAYGIHPDITKAGNYVFRTSFLGEIQGRAGAKLVGDTLGKKRVVIITLKNDFGKSLAAGFKEKAGDFGITIVNEYEYSIKDRQFGAIVAKVKADRPDAIYASGYYFTAGPLVSQLRASGVTVPVIGQEGYDSQKFIEIAGKAAEGVIITTSLDRDSNEPETRDFIKSFEEMAGFKADMVAASSHTAVKVAALAIENAKSLDPAKIRDAIAATHLKVSTGTIKFNGLGEVMKNVQNQVVKDGQWHHHSVISDPELLAPPEK, translated from the coding sequence ATGAAACGCAGGATTTTCTCAATTGCAGTAATCATGGTTTGTATATTCACCGGCGCAGCCTTGGCCGCAGACACCATCAAAATCGGATTCAACGCCCCCCTCACGGGCTTTGCCGCCTCGGACGGCAAATCCTCTTCCCTGGGCGCCAAGCTCGCCGTTGACCAGATCAACAAGGCCGGCGGGGTCCTGGGCAAACAATTGGAACTGGTGGTCTATGACGACCAGGCCTCTGCCTCCCAGTCCATCCCCATCGCCAATAAACTCATCGGCCAGGACAAGGTTGTGGTCGGGGTTTCGGGCAGCTACTCCGGGCCCACCCGGTCTGCGGCGGGCATTTTCCAGGAAGCGGGTATTCCCTATATCTCCGCCTACGGCATCCACCCGGACATCACCAAGGCCGGGAACTATGTATTCAGGACCTCTTTCCTGGGCGAAATCCAGGGCCGTGCCGGCGCCAAGCTGGTGGGCGACACCCTGGGTAAAAAACGGGTGGTCATCATCACCCTGAAAAACGATTTCGGCAAATCCCTGGCCGCCGGTTTCAAGGAAAAAGCAGGGGACTTCGGCATCACCATCGTCAATGAATACGAATACTCCATCAAGGACCGGCAGTTCGGCGCCATTGTCGCCAAGGTCAAGGCGGACCGCCCCGACGCCATCTATGCCTCGGGCTATTATTTCACCGCAGGCCCCCTGGTCAGCCAGCTCCGTGCCTCCGGGGTAACCGTTCCCGTCATCGGCCAGGAAGGGTATGACTCCCAGAAATTCATCGAGATTGCGGGCAAAGCTGCCGAAGGTGTGATCATCACCACCTCCCTGGACCGGGATTCCAACGAACCCGAAACCCGGGATTTCATCAAAAGTTTTGAGGAAATGGCCGGATTCAAGGCCGATATGGTGGCCGCCTCCTCGCACACCGCCGTCAAAGTGGCGGCCCTGGCCATTGAAAACGCCAAGAGCCTGGACCCTGCCAAGATCAGGGATGCCATCGCCGCCACCCATCTCAAGGTCTCCACGGGCACCATTAAATTCAACGGCCTGGGCGAGGTCATGAAAAATGTCCAGAACCAGGTGGTCAAAGACGGGCAGTGGCACCACCACTCCGTGATCAGCGACCCCGAACTTCTGGCGCCGCCGGAAAAATAG
- a CDS encoding class I SAM-dependent methyltransferase: MIQKTISDSAFLVNESRARSEALSLDIHAKLWVDQPVRELWQRFNDEVYDEDPRALAVRNRFFLEQLNLFFKDHPNGAFINIAAGFTSYPYLVDQPVKTIEIDLPRVTAYKKNKVKEFIAAGDLPCRDITWIPADLNRPEDREDLFTELERLTAGQPSFILLEGISYYLAPGIFLSCMAQAARIQRPSSQVALDYWEPDVENNRVFSRFCDFLDRRCGHPRRRYNLMTPADMATLEGYTVHKETDVSAYEQKIARKPVLQEWENRLPENFVVLTRT, from the coding sequence ATGATCCAAAAAACGATTTCAGACTCCGCCTTTCTGGTAAATGAATCCCGGGCCCGTTCAGAAGCACTCAGCCTTGATATCCATGCGAAACTCTGGGTGGACCAGCCTGTCCGCGAACTCTGGCAGCGCTTCAATGACGAGGTATATGATGAAGATCCCCGGGCGCTGGCGGTGCGCAACCGCTTTTTCCTCGAACAATTGAATCTTTTTTTCAAGGACCACCCCAATGGCGCCTTTATCAATATTGCCGCCGGGTTTACCTCATATCCCTACCTTGTGGATCAGCCGGTGAAAACAATTGAAATCGACCTGCCCCGGGTGACGGCATACAAAAAAAACAAAGTCAAAGAATTTATTGCCGCGGGAGACCTGCCCTGCCGGGATATTACCTGGATACCGGCGGATTTAAACCGGCCGGAGGACCGGGAGGACCTTTTCACGGAATTGGAACGGCTCACCGCCGGGCAGCCCAGCTTCATCCTTCTGGAGGGAATCTCCTATTACCTGGCGCCCGGAATCTTTTTATCCTGCATGGCCCAGGCCGCCCGCATACAGCGCCCATCCTCCCAGGTCGCTCTGGATTACTGGGAACCGGATGTTGAAAACAACCGGGTCTTTTCCAGGTTCTGCGATTTTTTGGACCGCCGCTGCGGCCATCCCAGGCGGCGCTATAACCTGATGACCCCGGCGGATATGGCGACCCTGGAGGGATATACTGTCCATAAGGAAACCGATGTCAGCGCCTATGAGCAAAAAATCGCCAGAAAACCGGTGTTGCAGGAATGGGAAAACCGCCTGCCGGAGAATTTCGTGGTGCTAACCAGAACATAA
- a CDS encoding HDOD domain-containing protein — protein MVENSDAESKDEQRYEDIFLARQPVFKRDMSVWAYELLYRDRKLAQNAVFIDEMDATLKVLAGLPLCIDFTDEPTNIIINFSAKAIKEKMHTAYPSGKVIIQLTDEVTPDHELLSAIATLRQEGYRYAVDNYENDPSRDSLYRLADYLTIDFLHKKEEQIEELTHLCTSRFPRAQLIAKRIEEYDVYLLAKDLGYNKFQGFFFKAPQVHRGKKISATVSSKLKLLKLLQKQEVEFREIATALSADLAIIHRLLAYINSPSLGLRSKVNSIEDALVIMGLNPLKKWLQIIILTDMTPKNQPDELVLLSAQRACFLENLAVRHNFQEIKAPLFLMGLFSLIDVILSHPKKILISKLSLDPELENALLGNPSKYTLWLNLVESCEKADWAEVERMAGQLGIPPKGLYVDYEAAFQTAASFF, from the coding sequence ATGGTTGAAAATTCAGACGCTGAATCAAAGGATGAACAAAGGTACGAAGACATCTTCCTGGCCCGGCAGCCGGTGTTCAAAAGGGATATGAGCGTCTGGGCCTATGAACTGCTGTACAGGGATAGAAAGCTGGCTCAAAACGCCGTTTTTATCGATGAGATGGACGCGACCTTGAAAGTACTGGCGGGGTTGCCCCTCTGCATTGATTTTACGGATGAACCGACCAATATAATTATCAATTTTTCGGCCAAGGCCATCAAGGAGAAGATGCATACCGCTTATCCAAGCGGCAAGGTGATCATCCAATTGACGGATGAGGTGACGCCTGACCATGAGCTGCTCAGCGCAATCGCAACCCTAAGGCAGGAAGGGTACCGGTATGCCGTCGACAACTATGAAAATGATCCCAGCCGGGACAGCCTGTACCGATTGGCAGACTATCTGACAATTGATTTCCTCCATAAAAAAGAGGAACAAATAGAAGAATTAACACATTTGTGCACCAGCCGGTTTCCAAGGGCCCAATTAATTGCAAAACGGATCGAAGAATATGATGTTTACCTGTTGGCAAAAGACCTTGGGTATAACAAGTTTCAGGGATTCTTTTTCAAAGCCCCCCAGGTGCACAGGGGGAAAAAGATATCGGCCACCGTCAGTTCAAAATTAAAGCTATTAAAACTTCTACAGAAACAAGAGGTCGAATTCCGGGAAATCGCAACGGCCCTGTCTGCTGATCTGGCGATTATCCACCGCCTGCTGGCGTATATCAACTCACCGAGCCTGGGCCTTAGAAGCAAGGTCAATTCAATAGAAGACGCCCTTGTCATCATGGGGCTCAACCCGCTTAAAAAATGGCTTCAAATCATCATCCTGACGGATATGACGCCAAAAAACCAGCCGGATGAATTGGTTCTTCTTTCCGCGCAGAGAGCCTGTTTTTTGGAAAACCTGGCCGTTCGCCATAATTTCCAAGAGATAAAGGCCCCGCTTTTTTTAATGGGGCTGTTTTCACTGATCGACGTGATATTGAGCCATCCAAAAAAAATTCTGATATCAAAATTGTCTTTGGATCCTGAGCTGGAAAACGCATTGTTGGGCAATCCCTCCAAGTACACATTGTGGCTGAATCTGGTAGAGTCCTGCGAAAAAGCGGACTGGGCTGAAGTGGAACGCATGGCCGGTCAACTGGGGATACCGCCCAAAGGGCTTTATGTCGATTATGAAGCGGCATTTCAAACGGCAGCATCTTTTTTCTGA
- a CDS encoding GGDEF domain-containing protein translates to MKKENQTEIKNRIHLFTAEFKSKDAEQRFRQHTFSEDKTRGTAFIFISLAATLLFICIEFRLLGFSATPMGALAARSGFAICSLAIVFFALKAQTAATLDFLIFLFACLLVLTQSYTGSFHPTGFISTAAAEIIIIIALYLILPTGLIFKLIPALYLTLSSHSIAEYKILIVHHFISHVIGMVFSTLFSRNKRMLYKLFINEFNLKTRLEQSEKEILFINRKLAEQNKTLKDHAAKDQLTGIRNRRSFYEFAEEQWSKAVRKKEDCSVILMDIDHFKQINDTYGHTMGDKVLKGLVRVIKQLIRRYDKFGRWGGEEFILYLPETDIEQTEKIAERFRTAVEGHRFTTGTGEIRVTISLGASSKTISDTLDLDTMFDHADKALYAAKASGRNKVCRYCSLSE, encoded by the coding sequence ATGAAAAAAGAAAACCAGACCGAAATAAAAAATAGAATTCACCTGTTCACTGCCGAATTTAAATCAAAAGATGCCGAGCAGCGGTTCAGACAGCACACCTTTAGTGAAGATAAAACAAGAGGGACCGCCTTCATCTTTATTTCACTGGCAGCCACCCTGCTTTTCATCTGTATAGAATTCAGATTACTCGGTTTTTCCGCGACTCCCATGGGCGCACTTGCCGCAAGATCCGGGTTTGCGATTTGTTCACTGGCCATTGTTTTTTTTGCGCTTAAAGCCCAAACTGCAGCAACCTTGGATTTTTTGATATTCCTGTTTGCATGCCTCCTTGTCCTTACCCAGAGCTATACAGGCAGCTTCCATCCCACTGGATTTATTTCAACTGCGGCCGCTGAAATCATCATCATCATTGCCTTGTACCTCATTTTACCCACAGGGCTCATTTTTAAATTAATCCCCGCACTCTATTTAACACTTTCCAGCCATTCCATTGCTGAATATAAAATTCTGATCGTTCATCATTTCATTTCGCACGTGATCGGAATGGTGTTTTCGACGCTTTTCAGCAGAAATAAAAGGATGCTGTACAAGTTGTTTATAAACGAATTCAATTTAAAAACCAGGTTGGAACAGTCTGAAAAAGAGATACTGTTTATCAACCGGAAACTGGCAGAACAGAACAAAACCCTCAAAGACCATGCGGCAAAGGACCAGTTAACCGGCATCCGAAACCGCAGGTCCTTTTATGAATTCGCTGAAGAACAGTGGAGCAAAGCTGTTAGGAAAAAAGAGGACTGCAGCGTCATTCTCATGGATATCGATCATTTCAAGCAGATAAATGATACCTACGGGCACACCATGGGCGACAAGGTATTAAAAGGCCTGGTAAGGGTAATTAAACAATTAATCAGACGATACGACAAATTCGGCCGGTGGGGGGGCGAAGAGTTCATTCTCTATTTGCCGGAGACCGATATTGAGCAAACCGAAAAAATCGCTGAACGATTCAGAACGGCCGTTGAAGGCCACCGTTTTACGACGGGTACGGGTGAGATCCGCGTCACGATAAGCCTGGGTGCCTCAAGCAAGACAATTTCAGATACACTTGATTTAGATACAATGTTTGATCACGCAGACAAGGCGCTGTATGCGGCCAAGGCATCGGGGCGTAACAAAGTCTGCCGGTATTGCAGTCTGTCAGAATAA
- a CDS encoding NAD(P)H-dependent oxidoreductase has translation MNPVISALKFRHACKQFDPSKRVGKQDLDVILEAACLSPSSFGMEAWKFLVLRSKAIREKLRPACWNQAQITDASHVIAILARPGLVAPDQAYVLENFQRRGLDEEATAAYVARYKSYLETEVDPRMPRYAWCAKQCYIALANIMTCAASLGIDSCPMEGFEKDRVEEVLEIDTEQFQVAVLVALGYRAGKQTPRRRHDRARLVEIR, from the coding sequence ATGAATCCTGTCATCAGCGCGTTAAAGTTCCGGCATGCCTGCAAGCAGTTTGATCCCTCCAAGCGGGTGGGAAAACAAGATCTGGATGTGATTCTGGAGGCCGCCTGCCTGTCGCCGTCCTCCTTCGGCATGGAAGCCTGGAAATTTCTGGTGCTCAGGTCGAAAGCGATTCGGGAAAAATTGCGGCCGGCCTGCTGGAACCAGGCACAGATCACCGATGCCAGCCATGTCATTGCCATTCTGGCCCGGCCCGGCCTGGTGGCCCCGGACCAGGCATATGTGCTGGAAAATTTTCAACGGCGGGGCCTGGATGAAGAGGCGACTGCCGCCTATGTGGCGCGGTATAAAAGCTATCTGGAAACCGAGGTGGATCCCAGGATGCCCCGGTATGCCTGGTGCGCCAAGCAGTGCTATATCGCATTGGCCAATATCATGACCTGCGCGGCCTCGCTGGGGATCGACTCCTGCCCCATGGAGGGCTTTGAAAAGGACCGGGTGGAGGAGGTTCTGGAGATTGACACAGAACAGTTCCAGGTGGCCGTTTTGGTGGCCCTGGGATACCGGGCCGGGAAGCAGACGCCCAGGCGCCGCCATGACCGGGCCCGGCTGGTGGAGATCCGCTGA
- a CDS encoding helix-turn-helix transcriptional regulator: MGIVYKSGPVPKMEVLLCTDDFEFRPHIHDRYVVWINTGGGEHYTAKGSTDILGKGNISVFEPGLVHSNHPASGSRRCLRSFYLDPEFFHELGRKAGASPRANYFTRYTFKDPESWSKLARLHGRMLTGPADLSLDTDILDIFSELLARHAGQNRGAETDGCDKRVQMAIDYFHAHPDTDIRLQELAELAGCTEFHLIRLFRQHTGLSPHALLVQIRLEHARHRIEKGDSIAMAAFSSGFSDQSHLTRRFKLRYGLTPKKYQACRMK; encoded by the coding sequence ATGGGCATTGTATACAAATCCGGTCCGGTTCCAAAGATGGAGGTGCTGCTCTGCACCGACGACTTTGAATTTAGGCCCCATATCCATGACCGCTACGTGGTCTGGATCAATACGGGCGGCGGTGAACACTATACGGCCAAAGGATCAACGGATATCCTTGGGAAAGGAAACATCAGCGTTTTCGAACCCGGACTGGTCCATTCCAACCACCCTGCCTCCGGGAGCCGACGGTGTCTGAGAAGCTTTTACCTTGATCCTGAGTTTTTCCATGAGCTGGGCCGTAAGGCCGGGGCATCCCCCCGGGCAAATTATTTTACCCGGTATACCTTCAAGGATCCTGAGTCCTGGAGCAAACTGGCCCGCCTCCATGGGCGGATGCTGACAGGACCTGCGGATCTTTCCCTGGATACGGACATTCTGGATATATTTTCCGAACTTCTTGCCCGCCACGCCGGCCAGAACCGGGGGGCGGAAACCGATGGCTGCGATAAACGCGTCCAAATGGCCATTGATTATTTCCACGCCCATCCGGATACCGATATCCGGCTCCAGGAACTGGCCGAACTGGCCGGGTGCACGGAATTCCACCTGATCCGCCTCTTTCGTCAGCATACCGGCCTTTCTCCCCACGCCCTGCTGGTTCAGATCCGTCTGGAGCACGCCCGCCACCGCATCGAAAAGGGGGATTCCATTGCCATGGCCGCCTTTAGTTCCGGCTTTTCCGACCAGAGCCATCTGACCCGCAGGTTCAAGCTCAGATACGGCCTGACCCCCAAAAAATACCAGGCATGCCGGATGAAATAG
- a CDS encoding DMT family transporter — translation MMPYLHAMGAILCWASLPAAIGSGLTGLSIPALMAISFTSAAIFLAARDVMSARSFALYFPGKKASFLGIWGIFIYHLAYYGAMDLAPMAEGTILATTWSFWIVVFSSVLRFRAVKPAILATALAGLLGAGLVISSGKEMDFRTGHMLGYGMALFCGLVWSSFTVALPRLKLKKSPMTAFTIYAALLSDLIFIGSLALGRETALPGARALFSAVYLGCIPLGLSFFFWDRAVTTGNVAVIGYLSYLTPPLAVLLVALVHGQPIHPQVILGMGVIITSAILGKLVMDRIGTG, via the coding sequence ATCATGCCTTACCTCCATGCCATGGGTGCCATTCTCTGCTGGGCCAGCCTGCCCGCTGCCATCGGCTCCGGCCTGACGGGCTTGAGCATACCGGCCCTGATGGCCATTTCCTTTACCAGTGCCGCCATTTTCCTTGCTGCCCGGGATGTCATGTCCGCCCGGTCCTTTGCCCTGTATTTCCCTGGAAAAAAGGCCAGCTTTCTGGGCATATGGGGAATTTTTATTTACCACCTGGCCTATTACGGGGCCATGGATCTGGCTCCCATGGCCGAGGGCACCATCCTGGCCACCACCTGGTCCTTCTGGATAGTGGTGTTTTCATCTGTCCTGCGGTTCAGGGCCGTAAAGCCGGCCATTCTGGCCACGGCCCTGGCCGGGCTGCTGGGCGCCGGCCTGGTCATTTCTTCGGGAAAGGAGATGGATTTTCGCACCGGCCATATGCTGGGATACGGGATGGCATTATTTTGCGGCCTGGTCTGGTCCAGTTTTACCGTGGCCCTGCCCCGGCTGAAACTGAAAAAGAGCCCCATGACCGCATTTACCATATATGCGGCCCTGCTCTCGGATCTGATTTTCATCGGCTCCCTGGCCCTGGGCCGTGAGACCGCCCTGCCCGGGGCCAGGGCTTTGTTTTCGGCCGTTTATCTGGGATGCATTCCCCTGGGGCTCTCATTCTTCTTCTGGGACCGGGCGGTCACCACGGGAAATGTGGCGGTCATCGGGTATTTGAGCTACCTGACCCCGCCCCTGGCCGTCCTGCTGGTCGCCCTGGTCCACGGCCAGCCCATTCACCCCCAGGTGATTTTAGGCATGGGAGTGATCATCACCTCAGCCATCCTGGGAAAACTGGTCATGGACCGCATTGGAACCGGATAA
- a CDS encoding response regulator — MKVSIRGVVITGVIILIWGTFLISTPLSYISNKKVMLVHTMDVMENISDLTVKQARNFFSTARGAARLTKRLISSKVVYTDREHIEKLEKYFIDQLEIYPQFAGIYFANPQGEFYFVNRSNKFSADGYRTKFIRTTDRGRETQLIWRNREMALLDKAVDADDTFDPRRRPWYKKAAKEKQVIWTEPYIFFTTKKPGITTAGPIYDNGKLVGVVGVDIELGVLSDFIGGLRVGKSGVAFMIDQENNVIAYPDMEELKYRAGNGDNIRLPKLRELSNPVCRLALDAVKAAKTAGSSIIPEKDSVYAGFTDGSEKYYTMFTPVRESKISWRIGVYIPEKDYFGKLISNHRINMLVVFILSCIATVLGLIFTRKIIRPIAELDREAQFVTHNNYTRPQKINTAFVEIQRTADTFHDMKKAVIDYKAQLKKEEEIQRAINEKLQQAQKMEALGLLAGGVAHDLNNVLSGLVSYPELLLLDLPQDSPLREPILTIKDSGKTASSIVDDLLTLTRRRVPNMKAVNLNRIIHDYLKSPEHQSLIRRNGHVIVRPNLAPDLFNINGSAVHLGKTVMNLVSNAAEAMKTGGDIAITTRNIYLDSPVNGYDSVREGDFVLLTVQDTGSGIAPEDLKRIFEPFYTTKVMGRSGTGLGMSVVWGTVQDHGGYIDVESTPGKGTRFQLYFPATRQTLRTPEPAVDIKEYTGNGERILVVDDVAEQRAIASTLLTRLNYRVSTVSGGREALDFLAREKADILLLDMVMEQGMDGLDTYRAIIERHPGQKAVVVSGFSDDERVREILRLGAGAYVKKPYTLEIVGLALKKELSGSNAVHDQFSQDG, encoded by the coding sequence TTGAAAGTATCAATCCGAGGGGTGGTCATCACCGGTGTCATTATACTGATCTGGGGCACATTTCTCATCAGCACCCCCTTATCCTATATTTCCAATAAAAAAGTGATGCTGGTCCACACCATGGATGTCATGGAAAACATCTCGGATCTCACCGTAAAGCAGGCCCGCAACTTTTTTTCAACGGCCAGGGGGGCGGCACGGCTGACCAAGCGTCTCATCTCCTCCAAGGTGGTCTACACCGACAGGGAGCATATTGAAAAACTGGAAAAATATTTTATCGACCAGCTTGAAATCTATCCCCAGTTTGCCGGTATCTATTTTGCCAATCCCCAGGGTGAATTCTATTTTGTGAACCGGAGTAACAAATTTTCGGCGGATGGCTACCGGACCAAATTCATCCGGACGACGGACCGGGGGCGTGAGACCCAGCTGATCTGGCGGAACCGGGAGATGGCCCTTCTGGACAAGGCCGTTGACGCCGATGACACCTTTGATCCCCGGCGCCGGCCCTGGTATAAAAAGGCGGCCAAAGAAAAACAGGTAATCTGGACCGAACCTTACATTTTTTTTACCACCAAAAAACCCGGCATCACCACGGCGGGCCCCATCTACGACAACGGCAAGCTGGTCGGCGTTGTGGGGGTGGACATTGAGCTGGGTGTGCTATCGGATTTCATCGGCGGCCTCAGGGTGGGCAAATCAGGGGTGGCCTTCATGATCGACCAGGAAAACAATGTGATTGCCTATCCGGATATGGAAGAGTTGAAATACAGGGCGGGAAACGGAGACAACATCCGGCTGCCCAAGCTCCGGGAATTGTCCAACCCGGTGTGCCGGCTGGCCCTTGATGCCGTTAAAGCGGCAAAGACAGCCGGCAGTTCAATCATCCCTGAAAAGGATTCGGTGTATGCCGGATTCACGGACGGCTCTGAAAAATACTACACCATGTTCACCCCGGTACGGGAATCCAAAATTTCCTGGCGGATCGGGGTATATATCCCGGAAAAAGACTATTTCGGCAAACTGATTTCCAACCACAGGATCAATATGCTCGTCGTATTTATCCTCTCCTGCATTGCAACGGTGCTCGGCCTTATTTTCACCCGTAAAATCATCCGGCCCATCGCGGAACTGGACCGGGAAGCCCAGTTTGTCACCCACAACAATTACACCCGCCCCCAGAAAATAAATACCGCTTTCGTTGAAATCCAGAGGACGGCCGACACCTTCCATGATATGAAAAAGGCGGTCATTGACTATAAAGCGCAGCTGAAAAAGGAAGAAGAAATCCAGCGGGCCATCAATGAGAAACTCCAGCAGGCCCAGAAAATGGAAGCCCTGGGGCTGCTGGCCGGCGGGGTGGCCCATGACCTGAACAATGTCCTGTCCGGACTTGTCAGCTATCCCGAGCTCCTGCTGCTGGACCTGCCCCAGGACAGCCCCCTGAGGGAGCCCATCCTCACCATCAAAGATTCAGGAAAAACGGCCTCCTCCATTGTGGACGACCTGCTGACCCTGACCCGGCGGCGGGTTCCCAACATGAAGGCGGTGAATTTAAACCGGATCATCCATGACTATTTAAAATCGCCGGAGCACCAGAGCCTGATCCGGCGCAACGGCCATGTCATCGTGCGGCCGAACCTGGCCCCGGACCTTTTCAACATCAACGGCTCCGCCGTCCATCTGGGCAAAACCGTAATGAACCTGGTATCAAACGCCGCAGAGGCCATGAAAACCGGGGGGGACATCGCCATTACCACCCGGAACATATATTTGGACAGCCCGGTCAACGGATATGACAGCGTCCGGGAAGGGGATTTCGTCCTGCTGACGGTCCAGGATACAGGGTCGGGTATTGCACCCGAAGACCTTAAACGGATCTTCGAGCCCTTTTATACCACCAAGGTGATGGGCAGAAGCGGCACCGGCCTCGGAATGTCCGTGGTATGGGGCACGGTCCAGGATCATGGCGGCTATATTGATGTTGAAAGCACCCCCGGGAAGGGCACCCGCTTTCAGCTGTATTTCCCGGCCACTCGGCAAACCCTCCGGACACCGGAGCCGGCCGTGGATATCAAAGAATACACCGGCAATGGGGAAAGGATCCTGGTGGTGGATGATGTGGCGGAACAGCGGGCAATCGCCTCAACCCTCCTGACCCGGCTTAACTACAGGGTCAGCACCGTGTCAGGCGGCCGCGAAGCCCTGGACTTTCTGGCCAGAGAAAAGGCGGATATTCTGCTGCTGGACATGGTCATGGAACAGGGCATGGACGGGCTTGACACCTATAGGGCGATCATTGAGCGCCACCCCGGACAGAAAGCCGTTGTCGTCAGCGGCTTCTCCGACGACGAACGCGTCAGGGAAATCCTCCGCCTGGGGGCCGGTGCCTATGTCAAAAAGCCCTACACCCTTGAAATTGTCGGCCTGGCCCTGAAAAAAGAATTATCCGGTTCCAATGCGGTCCATGACCAGTTTTCCCAGGATGGCTGA
- a CDS encoding alpha/beta hydrolase: MDVKNFSIGNIPAILWGKESSKLFIAVHGHMSNKADDIIALFAKQAQTKGYQTLSFDLPEHGDRQNDPYPCKAQNCVQDLLKVKRFADSISEDLNLFCCSIGAYFSLLAYKDINLNQSLFLSPVVNMLEIINNIMRFCGITETQLDEQKTVETSIGHTLYWDYYCYVKNNPIKEWNSSTSLLYGSEDEICSFDSVSDFSDKFNCHLSVFDGGEHFFHTQPQLKFFSQWLKNEFL; this comes from the coding sequence ATGGATGTAAAAAATTTCAGTATCGGCAATATTCCTGCGATATTGTGGGGGAAAGAGTCAAGCAAGCTATTCATTGCAGTTCACGGACACATGTCGAACAAAGCGGATGACATCATTGCTCTATTTGCAAAACAAGCACAAACCAAAGGCTACCAGACGCTGAGTTTTGATCTACCCGAACATGGTGATCGCCAAAATGATCCATATCCTTGCAAGGCCCAGAACTGCGTTCAGGATCTGTTAAAAGTAAAGCGGTTTGCCGATTCAATTTCTGAGGATTTGAATTTGTTTTGCTGCAGTATAGGCGCATACTTTAGCCTGCTCGCTTATAAAGATATCAATCTAAATCAGTCCCTGTTTCTATCGCCGGTAGTGAATATGCTGGAAATTATTAACAACATAATGAGGTTTTGCGGAATCACTGAAACCCAGCTTGACGAACAAAAAACAGTCGAAACATCAATTGGCCATACCTTGTATTGGGATTATTATTGCTACGTGAAAAATAATCCCATTAAAGAATGGAATTCCAGCACATCACTATTATACGGGTCAGAGGATGAGATATGCAGTTTTGACTCGGTTTCAGATTTTTCAGACAAATTCAACTGCCATTTAAGCGTATTCGACGGCGGAGAACACTTTTTTCATACCCAGCCCCAATTGAAGTTTTTCAGCCAATGGCTCAAGAATGAATTCCTTTGA
- a CDS encoding VOC family protein, protein MAIRYTHTNIVSNDWKKLVKFYSEVFECRPVPPERNLSGKWLDEGTGLDNASLQGMHLRLPGLGDNGPTLEIYQYEKIENNDSPKANRKGFGHLAFHVDDVEHMMEKVMSYGGDCLGKITEKQVPGVGLLTFVYMTDPEGNILELQNWS, encoded by the coding sequence ATGGCGATCCGTTATACACACACGAATATTGTGAGCAACGATTGGAAAAAATTAGTTAAGTTTTACAGCGAGGTATTTGAATGCAGGCCCGTTCCGCCCGAACGCAACCTCTCAGGAAAATGGCTGGATGAAGGGACAGGCTTAGATAATGCGTCTCTTCAGGGCATGCATCTTCGGTTACCCGGCCTTGGTGACAATGGGCCAACACTTGAAATCTACCAATATGAAAAAATTGAAAACAACGATTCCCCCAAGGCAAACAGGAAAGGATTCGGCCATCTGGCCTTTCACGTTGATGATGTCGAACACATGATGGAAAAAGTGATGTCATATGGGGGAGACTGCCTGGGAAAAATAACCGAAAAACAAGTGCCCGGGGTCGGTCTGCTGACCTTTGTTTATATGACGGATCCGGAAGGAAACATCCTTGAACTGCAGAATTGGTCATAA